The Hydra vulgaris chromosome 11, alternate assembly HydraT2T_AEP genome contains a region encoding:
- the LOC100209924 gene encoding uncharacterized protein LOC100209924, whose product MTIEIPSFESVSNKEDVFVSPLPELCVMIKGSTMLKAGRMGRPHFRKFHMSADLKLLQWESPNKGAAESSVAIGDIEEVITGQKTKIFEGNPIPEYEAISFSVIYKQGNTKRSLDIVCKDRVEYDIWTVGLQALINGFDNLDGLRLMSEADLSKADGKLMLELGLFGDRVSVKEDACDIYTWGASPKGVLGHGEETEELFPRVVEALLGRDIRTVACGTEHTLAVSVNGEMFSWGCGRGGKLGLKNILDRYMPLKIGAFENVNITFVSCNELHSASVTESGELYTFGRSGPHLGYTTEDRKQAVPRKVDLSTANKIKAVSCGLEFTIALNSEGELYSFGKNDCGQLGAGHFNDIEEPYLIKHLNGVRISKVSCGSKHVGAVTVNGDVWLWGSNEFGQLGRDKLEAHDIPFEAPSTFWNEEIQDIKCGGSHTVVLSCTGVLYVFGNGQSGQLGVAVNQTSPYITNPCILSMPNNTKVAKVDCGIEHTAAVTESGCLYTWGNGSRGRLGHGDHQDRYVPTLVESLAYKQVQSIACGAYHTAACVIRAWVHDQETKSCMACKQRFTTVRRRHHCRKCGGIFCGTCSQRKCPLLEIGYSEPVRVCDRCYFILTESTL is encoded by the exons ATGACAATCGAAATACCCAGTTTTGAGTCAGTGAGTAACAAAGAGGATGTTTTTGTTAGTCCTTTACCAGAGTTATGTGTTATGATCAAAGGTTCTACAATGCTTAAAGCTGGAAGAAtg ggACGACCACACTTTCGAAAGTTTCATATGTCTGcag atttaaaattgtTGCAATGGGAGTCACCAAACAAAGGTGCTGCTGAGTCTTCAG ttgcaaTAGGAGATATTGAAGAAGTAATAACtggacaaaaaacaaaaatatttgaaggaAATCCTATTCCAGAATATGag gCAATCTCATTCTCAGTCATTTACAAACAGGGTAACACAAAACGTTCTTTGGATATTGTTTGTAAAGACAGAGTAGAATATGATATTTGGACCGTGGGACTGCag gCCCTAATTAATGGTTTTGATAACTTAGATGGCCTGAGACTTATGAGTGAAGCTGACCTTTCCAAAGCTGATGGAAAGTTAATg cTGGAATTAGGCTTATTTGGAGATAGGGTTTCTGTCAAAGAAG ATGCATGTGACATATACACATGGGGTGCAAGCCCTAAAGGTGTTCTAGGTCATGGTGAGGAAACAGAAGAACTTTTTCCTCGTGTTGTTGAAGCTTTATTAGGTAGAGATATACGTACTGTAGCTTGCGGAACTGAGCATACTTTAGCCGTTAGtg TTAATGGAGAAATGTTTTCATGGGGATGTGGAAGAGGGGGAAAACTTGGACTTAAGAATATTTTAGACAGATATATGCCCCTCAAAATTGGTGCTTTTGAAAATGTGAATATTACTTTTGTTTCATGCAATGAGTTACATTCAGCTTCTGTAACAG aatctgGTGAGCTTTATACATTTGGAAGATCTGGGCCTCATCTTGGATATACAACAGAAGATCGTAAACAAGCAGTTCCGAGAAAAGTTGACTTGAGCACTGCAAATAAAATCAAAGCAGTTTCTTGTGGATTAGAGTTTACTATcg CATTAAATTCTGAAGGAGAACTTTattcttttggaaaaaatgattGTGGACAACTTGGCGCCGGTCATTTTAATGATATTGAAGAGCCATATCTCATTAAACATTTGAATGGCGTACGTATCAGCAAAGTATCATGTGGTTCCAAACACGTTGGCGCTGTTActg taAACGGAGATGTGTGGTTGTGGGGATCAAATGAGTTTGGACAGTTAGGTAGAGATAAACTTGAAGCACATGATATTCCCTTTGAAGCACCATCTACGTTTTG GAATGAAGAGATTCAAGATATAAAATGCGGTGGGAGTCACACTGTGGTTTTGTCAt GCACGGGTGTTCTCTACGTTTTTGGAAACGGCCAATCTGGTCAGCTTGGTGTAGCAGTCAATCAAACATCCCCCTATATAACCAACCCTTGCATTTTATCTATGCCAAATAACACTAAGGTGGCAAAAGTTGACTGTGGCATAGAGCATACTGCGGCAGTCACAG AATCGGGTTGTTTATATACATGGGGCAATGGATCCAGAGGTCGTTTAGGTCACGGCGATCATCAGGacag GTATGTACCTACTCTAGTAGAGTCGTTAGCATACAAACAAGTACAAAGTATTGCTTGTGGTGCTTATCATACAGCAGCATGTGTTATTAGAGCGTGGGTTCACGATCAGGAAACTAAGAGCTGTATGGCTTGCAAACAACGATTTACGACTGTGCGACGAAGA CACCATTGTCGCAAATGTGGTGGTATTTTTTGCGGTACTTGTTCCCAAAGGAAATGTCCTCTTCTTGAGATTGGATACAGTGAGCCTGTTCGCGTTTGTGACAGATGTTATTTTATTCTTACAGAAAGtactctttaa